The genomic DNA CGGAAGTCATCCTTAATAAAACGAAATTAGATTTAGAAGCTGCAATTCAAAAAGAAGATTCAATTTCTTTATTTGGTCTACAAATAAGTAAAACAATTTATAATCTTATCTTATGGACTATAGTTCTATTCTTATTATTAGCATTGCTTTATTTTATTTTTAAATTTTCTAGAAATAACATCCTAACAAAAAAAGCTCAAAATAATTTACAAGATGTTGAATACGAATATGAGCAACATAGAAAAAAAACGATAGAAAGAGAGCAGAAACTAAGAAGAGAATTGCAAGATGAAATTAATAAACAAAGAAATTAATAAACAATAGACCTATTTCTTATGAAAAGGTAAATTTTATTTAACTTTTATCACGTTCTATTAAACTTATATTAATAATTTACATCGTTTCCTTTAGTCAAAAAATATTTTGTAGTTTTATAAACTAACTATCTAATTACAAATATTGAATATACTACATATAAGTGCGGAATGTTTTCCCATAGCCAAAATTGGTGGACTTGCAGATGTTGTTGGAGCACTTCCTAAATACCAAAAAAAATTAGGCACTACTAGTAACGTGGTAATGCCTTACTATGATAATAAATTTACAGAAAGTAATAGCTTTGAAAAAATTTATGAAAACTATATAGCACTTGGCCATGAGTACTTTCATTTTAAAGTACTCAAACTAACAAGCAACCAATTAGGTTTTGATCTTTTCTGTATTGATGTGCCAGATTTACTATTTAAAGACTATGTTTATTCTAATGATGATACAGCACGTTTTTTAGCTTTTCAAATTGCAACTTTAGATTGGTTGTTAACTTTTGAAGAAAAACCAGATATCATTCATACACATGATCATCATACAGGTTTAATTCCTTTTATGATGTCTCATAGTTTTAAATATGAAACTTTAAAAGATATCCCTACAGTCTTAACTATCCATAATGCACAATATCAAGGGTGGTTTTCTCATGAAAAAACACACCTAATTCCTCCTTTTAACTTTGAAAAGGTAGGGTTATTAGATTGGGACAGTAATATAAACTCATTAGCAGCTGCTATAAAGTGTGCTTGGAAAGTAACAACAGTTTCTCCTTCTTATATGGAAGAATTAAAGTTACAAGCTAATGGATTGGAAAATTTACTAAACCATGAAAGTGCAAAATGTATTGGAATTTTAAATGGGATAGATTGGACCGTTTGGAATACTGAAACAGATGAGAAACTAATAAAAAACTACACAACATCTAACGTTATTTCAGGTAAGACAGCGAACAAGAAATGGTTATGTAAAGAATTTAAACTAGATATTAAAAAACCTCTTTTTGTTTTCATTGGAAGACTAGTTGGTGAAAAAGGCGCAGATTTATTCCCTAAAATTTTTAAGGAAGCACTTGCGGAAAATACTATTTCCATCCTTTTGTTAGGTTCTGGGCACAAAGAAACTGAAGAAGCACTAACGGCTATACCAAAAGAAAACTTTAATACATTTATTGGGTATAATGAAAAACTAGCACATATTATTTATGCTGGTGCAGATTTTCTATTAATGCCTTCTCGAGTAGAACCTTGTGGCTTAAATCAAATGTATTCTTTGCGTTACGGTACAGTACCCGTTGTAAATGCTATTGGAGGTTTAAAGGACACCGTTATAGATATTGATAAAGAAGATGGTTTTGGTATTGTTCATAACGGAGTTACTGTCGAAAAAGTAACAAAAGCTATAACAAGAGCTACTGAATATTATTCCGACGAAAAAGCATTCAATAAAAACCTTAAAAACATAATGAAAATTGACCATTCTTGGAATAATTCTGCGCAAGAATATGTAAACTTATATAAATCTCTAAAAAATTAATTATGATAAATGACAAAGTGCTTGGTATTATTTTAGGTGGTGGACAAGGGTCTCGGTTGTATCCGTTAACAAAAGATAGATCTAAACCAGCAGTTCCAATTGCAGGAAAGTATAGATTGGTAGATATCCCTATTTCTAATTGTATTAATTCAGGCATTAAAAGAATGTATGTATTAACTCAGTTTAATTCCGCTTCTTTAAATGCTCATATCAAAAACACTTATCATTTTAGTTTTTTTAGTTCTGCTTTTGTAGATGTATTGGCAGCAGAACAAACCATACAAAGCGACAAATGGTTTCAAGGAACTGCAGATGCTGTAAGACAGAGTATGCATCACTTTTTGCAACACGATTTTGAGTATGCTTTAATTTTATCTGGAGACCAGTTGTACAACATGGACTTTAAAGATATGATTAAAAAACACAAGAAAAGTGGCGCTAAAATTTCTATAGCTACCTATCCTGTAAATGCAAAAGATGCAACTTCATTTGGTTTATTAAAAACAGATGATAATAATATAATTACATCTTTTATTGAAAAACCTGCAGCAGATTTATTACCAGATTGGACTTCAGATGTGAGTGACGAGATGAAAAGTGAAGGAAGAAATTATTTAGCTTCTATGGGAATTTACATTTTTAACCGAGACTTACTGGTTGAATTAATGGCAAACCCTGATACCATTGATTTTGGTAAAGAAATCATTCCGCAAGCTATAGGAGAACACAAAACAATGAGCTACCCATATGAAGGTTATTGGACAGATATTGGAAACATCGATTCTTTCTTTGAAGCTAACTTAGGGCTAACAGATGATTTACCTAAGTTTAATTTGTATGATAAAAACAGAGTGTACACAAGAGCTCGTATTCTACCAACATCAAAAATTTCTAATACGATTCTAAATAAAACCATTATTGCAGACGGTTGTATTATAAATGCAGAAAAAATAGAGAGATCTGTCATAGGTATTCGTTCTAGAATTGGTAAAGAAACTATTGTAACTAAAACTTACATGATGGGTAACGACTTTTATGAATCTTTAGAAGATATTAAGAGTAAAAAAATAGAAAATCAACTTGGTATTGGAGATCGATGCTTTATCAACAATTGTATTATTGATAAAAATTGTAGAATTGGAGACGATACCAGAATTAACGGAGGTTTACATTTAAAAGATATTGAAACAGATACATATCTAGTAAAAGATGGTATTGTAGTTCTAAAAAAAGGAGCCATAATTCCTAAAGGAACTATCATTTAGAATCTATTTAATTTTCAATTAAAAACCAATACATGTCTAAGGTTATAGCGCATAGTTTATTTACAGATTTCGATATTAGCTTATTTAAAGCTGGTAAACATTACAAATTATATGATAAATTTGGGGCTCATATTACAACAAAAAAAGGTATAGAGGGTACTTATTTTGCTGTTTGGGCACCCAATGCTAGAAAAGTTTCTGTAATTGGAGATTTTAATTATTGGAATGATAAAGAACATCAATTAAATGTAAGGTGGGATTCTAGCGGAATTTGGGAAGGTTTTATTCCTTATGCAGGAAAAGGCAACACTTACAAGTATAAAATAGAAAGCAGTAGTGATGGTATTATCACAGAAAAAGCAGATCCTTATGCGCGAAGATGTGAGCACCCTCCAAAAACAGCTTCTATAATTTGGGAAGATAATTATTCTTGGAAAGATAAAAAATGGATGAAAGAGCGCAAAAAGCACAATGCTTTAGATGCACCTTACTCCGTTTATGAAGTCCATTTAGGTTCTTGGAAACAAAAAGTAGAAGAAAATAGGTTTATGAGCTACACAGAATTAGCTGATGAACTTGTAAATTATGTTGCAGAAATGAATTTTACGCACGTAGAGTTCATGCCAATAATGGAATTTCCTTACGACCCGAGTTGGGGGTATCAATTAACGGGCTACTTTGCTCCTACTTCACGTTTCGGTTACCCAGATGAGTTTAAGTTTTTAGTTGATAAATTCCACGAGAAAGGAATTGGCGTTCTTTTAGATTGGGTTCCATCTCATTTTCCATCAGACGCTCATGGTTTAGGTAATTTTGATGGTTCTAGTTTGTATGAACACCCAGATCCTAGAAAAGGATATCATCAAGATTGGAAAAGTCTTATTTTTAATTATGGTAGAAACGAAGTGAAATCGTTTTTAATAAGTAACGCTATTTTCTGGTTAGAACAATACCATGCAGATGGTTTGCGTGTAGATGCTGTAGCGTCTATGTTATTTTTAGATTATTCTAGAAAAGAAGGCGAATGGGAACCAAATGAATTTGGAGGAAGAGAAAATTTAGAAGCAATTTCTTTTATTAAAGAAATGAATGAAGCTGTTTACAAAAACTTTCCAGATGTACAAACCATTGCAGAAGAATCTACTTCTTTTCCGCAAGTATCTAGTCCTGTTTTTTCTGGCGGATTAGGGTTTGGAATGAAATGGATGATGGGTTGGATGCACGATACGCTAGACTATTTTGCTAAAGAAACTATTTATAGAAAACACCATCAAAATGAATTAACATTTAGTTTAAATTATGCTTTTACAGAAAACTTTATGCTGCCTTTATCTCATGATGAAGTAGTGTATGGTAAAAAAGCAATCGTAGAAAAAATGCCTGGAGATGAATGGCAAAAATTCGCAAATTTAAGATTGTTATATAGTTTTATGTACACGCATCCTGGAACAAAATTATTATTTCAAGGAAATGAGTTTGGACAAACAAGTGAATGGAATTTTCAGCAAAGTTTAGATTGGCATTTGCTAGAATATGATGTTCATAAAGGCGCTCAAAACTTAGTAAGAGATTTAAACAAATTTTATAAAAAAGAAAGTGCATTATATCAAAAGCAGTTTTCTCATGAAGGTTTTGAGTGGATAGATCATGGAGACCATGAAAATTCTATAATGACGTATATTAGAAAAGGAAATAATGAAAAAGACAATCTAGTAATTGTTTTAAATTTAACTCCTGTCCCTAGAGAAAATTATAGAATAGGTTTACCAAAAACTGGTGTTTTAAAAGAAGTTTTTAATAGTGATGCCTCCAAGTACAATGGAACAGGTAATTTTAAAAATAAAAAACTAAACTCTGAAGACAAAAAATGGAATAATAGAGAAAATTCTATAGAATTAAACCTACCTCCGTTGGGTATGCTTGCTTATAAGTATAAATAATATTTAATAAGAGGTCCTCTTTTTTATTTTTACTGCAATTCTAATAAAAGAAGAGGACTATTCTTTAAAATTTTACAAAAAAAGATCTTTTTTAAGATTATAGAAAACCTTTAATGGACCTCTTAAAATAAATCATATTTCTTTAATTTTTTAATAAATAAGTAATATTTTAGACTCTAAAAAGAGCTAAAACGTTGTCGTAAAAAAATAATATTAAATATAATTGTCAAACGAACTTTCACGTTTTTTGTAAGTCAAAATAAACAACCAAAATTATGATTGTTAATACAGAATTAGAACAGAAAGGAAATTTATTTCCTTCAGAAATTATAGAATATAATAAAGATGTAGATACACTACATTTTTTTACAAAAAACGGAGTTGTATTACAAATAACGGTTGTAAGAGATAGTGTTATCCGTTTTAGATATAGTACAACAGGTAAATTTGAAAATGATTTTTCTTATGGAATTACCAAACATGCAAGCAGAGGATATAGTTTTTTAGATATATCTGAAGATGAAATTCACTATATAATTACTACTTCTAAATTAATTTGCAAGGTAGAAAAGCGAAGCTTACAAGTAAGTTTATTTGATGCTATTGACTTAAAATTGATTAATGAAGACGAAATTGGTTTTCATTGGGAAGAAAGTTATGAGTATGGTGGTGACATTGTAAAAATGAGTAAAGCTTGCCAGAAAGCAGAAAGTTTTTATGGCTTAGGAGACAAACCTGTAGACGTAAACTTAAAAGGAAAGCGTTTCGAGAATTGGGCAACAGATTCATATGCTTTTGGTAAAAACACAGACCCTATTTATAAGGCAATTCCTTTTTATACTGCTATACAAAACAATAAAGCGTATGGTATTTTCTTTGACAATACCTTTAAATCTCATTTCGATTTTGCACATGAAAGAAGAAATGTAGCTAGTTTTTGGGCACAAGGAGGTGAAATGAATTATTATTTTATTTACGGACCACAAATGGAAGATGTAGTTAAGAACTATACTGATTTAACAGGTAAACCTCATACTTTACCTCCATTATGGGCTTTAGGTTTTCATCAATGTAAATGGAGTTATTACCCAGAGAGTAACGTAAAAGAAATTACAAAAACATTTAGAGATTTAAAAATTCCTTGTGATGCGATCTATTTAGATATTGACTATATGGATGGTTTTCGTTGTTTTACTTGGGATAAAAAACACTTTCCCGACCCGAAAAGAATGGTGAAAGAACTGGAAGATGATGGTTTTAAAACTGTAGTAATTATAGATCCAGGAATTAAAATAGATTTAGAATACGATGTTTTTAAAGAGGCCCTAGACAAAGATTACTTCTGTAAACGTGCAGATGGGCCTTATATGAAAGGTAAGGTTTGGCCTGGAGAATGTTATTTTCCAGATTACACAAAACCAGAAGTTAGAGAATGGTGGGCTGGCTTATTTAAAGAACTAATTGAAGATATTGGTGTAAAAGGTGTGTGGAATGACATGAACGAACCAGCAGTAATGGACGTTCCTAACAAGTCTTTTCCAGATGATGTGCGTCATGATTATGATGGTAATCCTTGTTCTCACAGAAAAGCACACAATATTTATGGAACACAAATGGCACGTGCAACCTATCATGGTTTAAAGAAATATGCATATCCGAAAAGACCTTTTGTAATTACAAGATCTGCTTATTCTGGTGCACAACGCTATACCTCTACCTGGATGGGAGACAACGTTGCAACTTGGGAACATTTGGCAATAGCTAATAACCAAGCACAGAGAATGTCTATGTCTGGTTTTTCTTTTGCAGGATCTGATATTGGTGGTTTTGCAGAACAACCACAAGGAGAATTATTTGCCCGTTGGATTCAATTAGGAATCTTCCATGCTTTTTGTAGAGTACATTCTTCTGGTGATCATGGCAATCAAGAACCTTGGGTTTTTGGTGAAGAAATTACAGATATCGTAAGAAAGTTTGTTGAATTAAGATATCAACTTTTACCTTATTTATATACTGCATTTTGGCAATATATAAATGAAGGAACTCCAATTTTAAAATCGTTGGTTTTATATGATCAAGAAGATACTGCAACACATTATAGAAGTGATGAATTTGTATACGGAGAACAAATTTTAGTTTGCCCAATAATAGAACCAAATGCAAAAGGAAGAAGAATGTATATTCCTAAAGGTAAATGGTACAATTTCTGGACAGATGAAGTAGTTGAAGGTGGAAAAGAAATGTGGGTCGATGCAGAAATAGACAGCATTCCGCTATTTATTAAAGAAGGTGCTGTAATTCCGAAATATCCTGTTCAACAATATGTTGATGAAAAGAACTTTGATAAGATTACTTTAGATGTTTATTATAAAGAAGGTAAAGAATCTTCAAAATTATATGATGACGCTCATGATGGTTATGATTATAAGAAAGGAAGATTTAGTTTACGAACCTTCAAAGTAACAGGAAAAAAAGAAGAATTAATTTTACAACAACACAAACGCGGAGACTTTAGCGCAAATTACAGTAAGTTCATTATTGTATTTCATAATTTACCGTTCAAAATCACCTCAATTCAGATAGATAATGTAGCCATCGAGTTAGAGAATGTAAATTCTTCTAAAACACAAGCTATCACTATCGATAAAGAGTTTACAGAATTGCATTTATTCGGAAAATAATTTAGGTAGTATCCCTGAATTCAGGGATACCTATCCCTGAATTCAGGGATACCAAAATTATACTGTTTTCAGGGATTGTGAGATACTTTTATCTACTATATATTTGTAGTGTTAGTAAATCTGATTTCCCCCAAATTGTATAATTTAATTAAGATTTACTAACAAAAATTTATTTAACAAAAAAGCGATTAAAAGTTCCCTAAAACTTTAATCGCTTTTCTTATTTTTAAAACTGTAATCAATTCAATTTTAAAATTTTTTCTTTTTCATTTCTATTTTCATTTCTATTTTCCTTTCTCTTGCAGTGTTTCAAATTCTTTTTCTTTACTTGTATTTTTATATGCAATTGCGATAACAGCAATTTCTAAAAGAAGCAAAGCTATTTTGGCTTTTTTACTTTTTATTAAAGCAGATGTTATTCCTAATAATTTTGTTGCTATCATAATTGTGTGTTTTTTATTGATTCAAAGATACTTTCACAACACAACTTGTATTAATTCATTTCATTTAAAAAAGAACTCAAATAAAAAAAGCCTCAGAAAAATTCTGAAGCTTTTTATATACTTAAAAATGACAACTGCTATATACCGTCGTTCAAACTTTTTAATTTTTCTGTATTTTCTGCCAACATTAATTCATCTATAATTTTCTGAATATCCCCATTCATAATATTAGGTAAGTCATATAATGACAACCCTATTCTATGATCTGTAACACGTCCTTGTGCATAATTATAGGTTCTAATCTTTGCACTTCTATCACCAGAAGAAACCATAGAGCCACGCTTTAAAGCATCTTCTGCATTTTTCTTTGCTAGTTCCATGTCATATAAACGAGAACGTAAAACTTTAAATGCTTTTTCCTTATTCTTATGCTGAGATTTTTGATCTTGACACTGCGCAACCAAACCAGTAGGTAAATGCGTTAAACGAACAGCTGAATAGGTTGTATTTACAGATTGACCTCCAGGACCAGAAGAACAGAAAAAATCGATTCTTACTTCTTTGGGATTAATCTCTACATCAAATTCTTCCGCTTCCGGAAAAACCATACAAGTTGCTGCAGAAGTATGCACACGACCTTGAGTTTCTGTTTGCGGAACTCTTTGTACACGATGCACACCAGCTTCAAACTTTAAGATTCCGTAAACGTCTGCACCATTTACTTCAAACTGAATTTCTTTAAAACCACCATTTGTACCTTCAGAATAATCTACTGTAGAAACTTTCCATCCTTTGCTTTCACAATATTTAGAATACATTCTAAACAAATCTCCAGCAAAAATACTTGCTTCATCTCCTCCTGCTCCTGCACGTAATTCTACTACAGCATTCTTAGAATCTTCTGGATCTTTCGGTATTAATAAAAACTTTATTTCATCTTCTAATTGAGGAATTCTAGTATTGGCTTCATCTATCTCCATCTTCGCCATTTCTGTCATTTCCGCATCAGAACCATCAGAA from Polaribacter sp. ALD11 includes the following:
- a CDS encoding glycogen synthase, with amino-acid sequence MNILHISAECFPIAKIGGLADVVGALPKYQKKLGTTSNVVMPYYDNKFTESNSFEKIYENYIALGHEYFHFKVLKLTSNQLGFDLFCIDVPDLLFKDYVYSNDDTARFLAFQIATLDWLLTFEEKPDIIHTHDHHTGLIPFMMSHSFKYETLKDIPTVLTIHNAQYQGWFSHEKTHLIPPFNFEKVGLLDWDSNINSLAAAIKCAWKVTTVSPSYMEELKLQANGLENLLNHESAKCIGILNGIDWTVWNTETDEKLIKNYTTSNVISGKTANKKWLCKEFKLDIKKPLFVFIGRLVGEKGADLFPKIFKEALAENTISILLLGSGHKETEEALTAIPKENFNTFIGYNEKLAHIIYAGADFLLMPSRVEPCGLNQMYSLRYGTVPVVNAIGGLKDTVIDIDKEDGFGIVHNGVTVEKVTKAITRATEYYSDEKAFNKNLKNIMKIDHSWNNSAQEYVNLYKSLKN
- a CDS encoding glucose-1-phosphate adenylyltransferase; this encodes MINDKVLGIILGGGQGSRLYPLTKDRSKPAVPIAGKYRLVDIPISNCINSGIKRMYVLTQFNSASLNAHIKNTYHFSFFSSAFVDVLAAEQTIQSDKWFQGTADAVRQSMHHFLQHDFEYALILSGDQLYNMDFKDMIKKHKKSGAKISIATYPVNAKDATSFGLLKTDDNNIITSFIEKPAADLLPDWTSDVSDEMKSEGRNYLASMGIYIFNRDLLVELMANPDTIDFGKEIIPQAIGEHKTMSYPYEGYWTDIGNIDSFFEANLGLTDDLPKFNLYDKNRVYTRARILPTSKISNTILNKTIIADGCIINAEKIERSVIGIRSRIGKETIVTKTYMMGNDFYESLEDIKSKKIENQLGIGDRCFINNCIIDKNCRIGDDTRINGGLHLKDIETDTYLVKDGIVVLKKGAIIPKGTII
- the glgB gene encoding 1,4-alpha-glucan branching protein GlgB, yielding MSKVIAHSLFTDFDISLFKAGKHYKLYDKFGAHITTKKGIEGTYFAVWAPNARKVSVIGDFNYWNDKEHQLNVRWDSSGIWEGFIPYAGKGNTYKYKIESSSDGIITEKADPYARRCEHPPKTASIIWEDNYSWKDKKWMKERKKHNALDAPYSVYEVHLGSWKQKVEENRFMSYTELADELVNYVAEMNFTHVEFMPIMEFPYDPSWGYQLTGYFAPTSRFGYPDEFKFLVDKFHEKGIGVLLDWVPSHFPSDAHGLGNFDGSSLYEHPDPRKGYHQDWKSLIFNYGRNEVKSFLISNAIFWLEQYHADGLRVDAVASMLFLDYSRKEGEWEPNEFGGRENLEAISFIKEMNEAVYKNFPDVQTIAEESTSFPQVSSPVFSGGLGFGMKWMMGWMHDTLDYFAKETIYRKHHQNELTFSLNYAFTENFMLPLSHDEVVYGKKAIVEKMPGDEWQKFANLRLLYSFMYTHPGTKLLFQGNEFGQTSEWNFQQSLDWHLLEYDVHKGAQNLVRDLNKFYKKESALYQKQFSHEGFEWIDHGDHENSIMTYIRKGNNEKDNLVIVLNLTPVPRENYRIGLPKTGVLKEVFNSDASKYNGTGNFKNKKLNSEDKKWNNRENSIELNLPPLGMLAYKYK
- a CDS encoding glycoside hydrolase family 31 protein, translating into MIVNTELEQKGNLFPSEIIEYNKDVDTLHFFTKNGVVLQITVVRDSVIRFRYSTTGKFENDFSYGITKHASRGYSFLDISEDEIHYIITTSKLICKVEKRSLQVSLFDAIDLKLINEDEIGFHWEESYEYGGDIVKMSKACQKAESFYGLGDKPVDVNLKGKRFENWATDSYAFGKNTDPIYKAIPFYTAIQNNKAYGIFFDNTFKSHFDFAHERRNVASFWAQGGEMNYYFIYGPQMEDVVKNYTDLTGKPHTLPPLWALGFHQCKWSYYPESNVKEITKTFRDLKIPCDAIYLDIDYMDGFRCFTWDKKHFPDPKRMVKELEDDGFKTVVIIDPGIKIDLEYDVFKEALDKDYFCKRADGPYMKGKVWPGECYFPDYTKPEVREWWAGLFKELIEDIGVKGVWNDMNEPAVMDVPNKSFPDDVRHDYDGNPCSHRKAHNIYGTQMARATYHGLKKYAYPKRPFVITRSAYSGAQRYTSTWMGDNVATWEHLAIANNQAQRMSMSGFSFAGSDIGGFAEQPQGELFARWIQLGIFHAFCRVHSSGDHGNQEPWVFGEEITDIVRKFVELRYQLLPYLYTAFWQYINEGTPILKSLVLYDQEDTATHYRSDEFVYGEQILVCPIIEPNAKGRRMYIPKGKWYNFWTDEVVEGGKEMWVDAEIDSIPLFIKEGAVIPKYPVQQYVDEKNFDKITLDVYYKEGKESSKLYDDAHDGYDYKKGRFSLRTFKVTGKKEELILQQHKRGDFSANYSKFIIVFHNLPFKITSIQIDNVAIELENVNSSKTQAITIDKEFTELHLFGK
- the prfA gene encoding peptide chain release factor 1 yields the protein MLDKLRIVKQRYDEVSDLIIQPEIIMDQKRYAQLMKEYKDLGSVVEKGDEYQALMDNIEEAKEIISDGSDAEMTEMAKMEIDEANTRIPQLEDEIKFLLIPKDPEDSKNAVVELRAGAGGDEASIFAGDLFRMYSKYCESKGWKVSTVDYSEGTNGGFKEIQFEVNGADVYGILKFEAGVHRVQRVPQTETQGRVHTSAATCMVFPEAEEFDVEINPKEVRIDFFCSSGPGGQSVNTTYSAVRLTHLPTGLVAQCQDQKSQHKNKEKAFKVLRSRLYDMELAKKNAEDALKRGSMVSSGDRSAKIRTYNYAQGRVTDHRIGLSLYDLPNIMNGDIQKIIDELMLAENTEKLKSLNDGI